A genomic stretch from Bosea sp. F3-2 includes:
- the rimM gene encoding ribosome maturation factor RimM (Essential for efficient processing of 16S rRNA), producing the protein MSDENLILLGVVGAPHGVRGEVRIKTFTGDPLAIADYGPLSDDKGRSFEITNIRPAKEVVVARLKGVTTREAAEALNGTELFVARDRLSAGEDEDEFLHADLLGCSVVGPGGVVLGTVTTVENYGAGDLLDIETPDGRSVLMPFTKAFAPRIDIAARRIEAEPPLGLFEPDDDKR; encoded by the coding sequence ATGTCTGACGAAAACCTTATCCTCCTCGGCGTCGTCGGCGCGCCGCATGGCGTGCGCGGCGAGGTCAGGATCAAGACCTTCACCGGCGATCCGCTTGCGATCGCCGATTACGGCCCGCTTTCCGACGACAAGGGCCGCAGTTTCGAGATCACCAATATCCGCCCCGCCAAAGAGGTGGTTGTCGCCCGGCTCAAGGGCGTGACCACGCGCGAGGCAGCCGAGGCGCTCAACGGCACCGAGCTGTTCGTAGCCCGCGACAGGCTGTCGGCCGGCGAGGACGAGGACGAATTCCTGCACGCCGATCTCCTCGGCTGCAGCGTGGTCGGGCCGGGCGGCGTCGTACTCGGCACCGTCACCACCGTCGAGAACTATGGCGCAGGCGACCTGCTCGATATCGAGACGCCGGACGGACGTTCCGTCCTGATGCCCTTCACCAAGGCCTTCGCGCCGCGCATCGACATCGCCGCGCGCCGGATCGAGGCCGAGCCGCCTCTGGGATTGTTCGAGCCCGACGATGACAAGCGATAG
- the ffh gene encoding signal recognition particle protein, which translates to MFGTLSERLSGILSGLTRRGALTEEDVNAALREVRRALLEADVALEVVRSFTDKVRERAIGAEVLKSVTPGQQVIKIVNDVLIETLGGEGEVISLDAVPPVPILMVGLQGSGKTTSTAKIAKRLTERNKKKVLMASLDTRRPAAMEQLAVLGQQVGVQTLPIVAGQSAVQIAKRAIEAGRLGGYDVVMLDTAGRVTLDDTLMEEVAQVKAATGPHEVLLVADALTGQDAVNTARAFDARVGLTGIVLTRMDGDSRGGAALSMRAVTGKPIKLVGTGEKTDELDDFHPSRVANRILGMGDIVSLVEKAVQTVDADKAQALAQRLAKGNFDLDDLRMQLQQMEKMGGFGGVMGLLPGMAQMKNQLAAAKVDDKMIARQVAIINSMTPAERRNPDLLKNSRKKRIAAGSGTSPEAINKLLKMHRGMADMMKAMKKQKGGMLGKLGGMFGLGGGLPAGMPDPSKMDPAQLEALQKQLGAGGGGLPPLPPGGFPGLPKGVTPPAGMMPKLPGLGGGGLPGLGGPFGGKKK; encoded by the coding sequence ATGTTCGGCACGCTGAGCGAAAGACTCTCTGGCATCCTCTCGGGGCTGACCCGCAGGGGGGCGCTGACCGAGGAGGACGTCAACGCCGCGCTCCGCGAGGTGCGCCGCGCGCTGCTCGAGGCCGACGTCGCGCTCGAGGTCGTCCGCAGCTTCACCGACAAGGTGCGTGAGCGCGCCATCGGCGCCGAGGTGCTGAAGTCGGTCACGCCCGGCCAGCAGGTCATCAAGATCGTCAACGACGTCCTGATCGAGACGCTGGGCGGCGAGGGCGAGGTCATCAGCCTCGATGCCGTGCCGCCGGTGCCGATCCTGATGGTGGGTCTGCAAGGTTCGGGTAAAACCACCTCCACCGCCAAGATCGCCAAGCGCCTGACCGAGCGCAACAAGAAGAAGGTGCTGATGGCGTCGCTCGATACGCGACGCCCGGCCGCCATGGAGCAGCTCGCCGTGCTCGGCCAACAGGTCGGCGTGCAGACGCTGCCGATCGTCGCCGGCCAGTCGGCGGTGCAGATCGCCAAGCGCGCGATCGAGGCGGGTCGCCTCGGCGGCTACGACGTGGTCATGCTCGACACCGCCGGCCGCGTGACGCTCGACGATACGCTGATGGAAGAGGTCGCGCAGGTGAAGGCCGCGACCGGGCCGCATGAGGTGCTGCTCGTCGCCGACGCGCTGACCGGCCAGGACGCGGTCAACACGGCGCGCGCCTTCGATGCCCGCGTCGGTCTCACCGGCATCGTGCTGACCCGTATGGACGGCGATTCGCGCGGTGGTGCCGCGCTCTCGATGCGCGCCGTCACCGGCAAGCCGATCAAGCTGGTCGGCACCGGCGAAAAGACCGACGAGCTCGACGATTTCCATCCCTCGCGCGTCGCCAACCGCATCCTCGGCATGGGTGACATCGTCTCGCTCGTCGAGAAGGCGGTGCAGACGGTCGATGCCGACAAGGCGCAGGCCCTGGCGCAGCGCCTCGCCAAGGGTAATTTCGACCTCGACGACCTACGCATGCAGCTCCAGCAGATGGAGAAGATGGGCGGCTTCGGCGGCGTGATGGGGCTGCTGCCCGGAATGGCGCAGATGAAGAACCAGCTCGCTGCCGCCAAGGTCGACGACAAGATGATCGCGCGTCAGGTCGCAATCATCAATTCGATGACCCCGGCCGAGCGCAGGAATCCCGACCTGCTCAAGAACAGCCGCAAGAAGCGCATCGCCGCCGGCTCCGGCACCTCGCCGGAGGCGATCAACAAGCTGCTCAAGATGCATCGCGGCATGGCCGACATGATGAAGGCCATGAAGAAGCAGAAGGGCGGCATGCTCGGCAAGCTCGGCGGCATGTTCGGGCTCGGCGGCGGACTGCCTGCGGGCATGCCCGACCCGTCCAAGATGGATCCCGCTCAGCTCGAGGCGCTGCAGAAGCAGCTCGGCGCGGGCGGTGGCGGCCTTCCGCCGCTGCCGCCGGGCGGTTTCCCCGGATTGCCGAAGGGCGTCACCCCGCCGGCTGGCATGATGCCGAAGCTGCCGGGCCTCGGTGGCGGCGGCCTGCCGGGGCTGGGCGGACCATTCGGAGGCAAGAAGAAGTGA
- the trmD gene encoding tRNA (guanosine(37)-N1)-methyltransferase TrmD codes for MPFRASILTLYPEMFPGPLGISLAGEGLRKGLWSLDTHQIRDHGIGRHRNVDDNPAGGGAGMVLRCDVLAAAIDAAVPADDLRPRLLMSPRGRPLQQRQVREWAEGPGLVVVCGRFEGVDERVIEGRNLVEVSIGDYILSGGEMAALTLLDACVRLIPGVMGKVASGEDESFENGLLEYPHYTRPREWEGRGLPDALLSGDHARIAKWRREQAEKITRERRPDLLASPSPPAGEGAPKGRMRGRTADSD; via the coding sequence ATGCCCTTCCGCGCCTCGATCCTGACGCTCTACCCGGAGATGTTTCCGGGGCCGCTTGGCATTTCGCTGGCGGGCGAGGGGCTGCGCAAGGGGCTGTGGTCCCTCGATACCCACCAGATCCGCGACCACGGCATCGGTCGTCATCGCAATGTCGATGACAACCCGGCCGGCGGCGGCGCCGGCATGGTGCTGCGTTGCGACGTGCTGGCGGCGGCGATCGACGCGGCGGTGCCGGCGGATGACCTGCGTCCGCGCCTTTTGATGTCGCCGCGCGGGCGTCCGCTCCAGCAGCGCCAGGTGCGCGAATGGGCGGAGGGCCCCGGCCTCGTCGTCGTCTGCGGGCGGTTCGAGGGCGTCGACGAGCGCGTGATCGAAGGGCGCAACCTCGTCGAGGTCTCGATCGGCGACTACATCCTCTCCGGCGGTGAGATGGCCGCGCTGACGCTGCTCGATGCCTGTGTCCGTCTCATTCCCGGCGTGATGGGCAAGGTAGCCTCAGGTGAGGATGAGAGCTTCGAGAACGGGCTGCTCGAATATCCTCATTACACGAGGCCGCGCGAATGGGAGGGCAGGGGCCTGCCGGACGCACTGCTCTCCGGCGACCATGCCCGCATCGCGAAATGGCGGCGCGAGCAGGCGGAGAAGATCACGCGGGAGAGACGGCCGGATTTGCTCGCTTCTCCTTCTCCCCCTGCGGGAGAAGGTGCCCCGAAGGGGCGGATGAGGGGTCGCACCGCGGATTCTGATTAG
- the dapF gene encoding diaminopimelate epimerase, whose protein sequence is MNALANRRFLKMNGLGNQITVLDLRGTKHVVSEAEARAIAAEPRARFDQLMVLHDAVTPGTDAFVRIYNTDGSEAGACGNGTRCVAWAMVADPQMGDAAKTRLALQTKAGLLPTVREGEALFTVDMGAPRLAWDEIPLAEPFEDTSRFELQIGPIDNPILHTPCAVNMGNPHAVFFVEDPYAYNLEQIGPLLENHPIFPDRANIELAAVKAPDHIVLRVWERGAGITQACGSGACAALVAGVRRELTARKATVSLPGGDLAIEWRESDGHVLMTGPIEFEWEGRIDPALIERAA, encoded by the coding sequence ATGAACGCTCTGGCCAATCGCCGGTTCCTGAAGATGAACGGGCTCGGCAACCAGATCACGGTGCTCGACCTGCGCGGCACGAAGCATGTCGTCAGCGAGGCCGAGGCCCGCGCCATCGCCGCCGAACCGCGCGCCCGCTTCGACCAGCTCATGGTCCTGCACGACGCCGTGACGCCCGGCACCGACGCCTTCGTGCGCATCTACAACACCGATGGTTCCGAGGCCGGCGCCTGCGGCAATGGCACGCGCTGCGTCGCCTGGGCGATGGTCGCCGATCCGCAGATGGGCGATGCCGCCAAGACCCGCCTCGCCCTCCAGACCAAGGCCGGGCTGCTGCCGACCGTGCGCGAGGGCGAGGCCCTCTTCACCGTCGACATGGGCGCGCCGCGCCTCGCCTGGGACGAGATCCCGCTCGCCGAGCCCTTCGAGGATACCAGCCGCTTCGAATTGCAGATCGGGCCGATCGACAATCCGATCCTGCACACGCCCTGCGCCGTCAACATGGGCAATCCCCATGCGGTCTTCTTCGTCGAGGACCCCTATGCCTACAATCTCGAACAGATCGGTCCGCTGCTCGAGAACCACCCGATCTTCCCCGACCGCGCCAATATCGAGCTCGCCGCGGTGAAGGCGCCCGATCATATCGTCCTGCGCGTCTGGGAGCGTGGCGCCGGCATCACCCAGGCCTGTGGCTCGGGCGCGTGCGCGGCGCTGGTCGCGGGCGTGCGGCGCGAGCTTACCGCCCGCAAGGCCACGGTCAGCCTGCCGGGCGGCGATCTCGCCATCGAATGGCGCGAGAGCGACGGCCATGTGCTGATGACCGGCCCGATCGAATTCGAATGGGAAGGCCGGATCGACCCGGCCTTGATCGAGCGCGCGGCCTAA
- a CDS encoding class I SAM-dependent methyltransferase translates to MSSKDDQTLGFYAEEAGAYAGRDRQAEHRRIDIFAAGLAPGARILELGCGGGQDSEEMLRRGFDVVPTDGSPELAQQAAQRLGREVRVLLFENLDEVAAYDGVWAHACLLHAPRPALPGIIDRIHAALRPCGAFYASFKAGEAEGRDSLGRYFNYLSSAELRDAFGAPSRWQSLQIEEEMGSGYDRMATRWLHALAIKAS, encoded by the coding sequence ATGTCGAGCAAGGACGATCAGACCCTCGGCTTCTATGCCGAGGAAGCCGGCGCCTATGCGGGGCGTGACCGGCAGGCCGAGCACCGCCGCATCGACATCTTCGCGGCAGGACTTGCTCCCGGCGCCCGCATTCTCGAATTGGGTTGCGGTGGCGGCCAGGACAGCGAGGAGATGCTGCGACGCGGCTTCGACGTTGTCCCGACGGACGGTTCCCCGGAGCTGGCTCAGCAGGCGGCGCAGCGGCTCGGCCGCGAGGTCCGTGTCCTGCTGTTCGAGAATCTCGACGAGGTCGCGGCCTATGACGGCGTCTGGGCGCATGCCTGCCTGCTGCACGCGCCGCGCCCGGCTTTGCCCGGCATCATCGACCGCATCCATGCCGCGCTGCGGCCGTGCGGCGCCTTCTACGCCAGCTTCAAGGCCGGAGAAGCCGAAGGGCGCGACAGCCTCGGCCGCTATTTCAACTATCTCTCCTCCGCCGAGTTGCGCGACGCCTTCGGAGCCCCAAGCCGCTGGCAGTCCCTGCAGATCGAGGAGGAGATGGGCTCAGGCTATGACCGCATGGCCACGCGCTGGCTTCACGCCCTGGCGATTAAGGCGTCGTAG
- a CDS encoding LysE family translocator, producing the protein MTFEAWAAFAAATAVLLVIPGPTILLVISYALGQGWRTAFPIAVGVALGDFTAMTLSMLGVGALLATSAMVFTALKWIGAAYLVWLGIKLFRAGGSLDAKPREDAAPAWKMLGHAWLVTALNPKSITFFVAFLPQFLDTKGDFWTQMLIFETTFISLAFANAMGYALVASRARAVVSNPRAIGLFNKAGGTLLIGAGVATVAIRSGSN; encoded by the coding sequence ATGACCTTCGAAGCCTGGGCCGCCTTCGCTGCCGCCACCGCCGTCCTCCTGGTCATCCCCGGACCGACGATTCTCCTCGTGATCTCCTATGCGCTCGGCCAGGGCTGGCGCACGGCTTTCCCTATCGCCGTCGGCGTCGCGCTCGGTGATTTCACGGCGATGACGCTCTCCATGCTCGGTGTCGGCGCTCTGCTCGCCACCTCCGCCATGGTCTTCACCGCGCTGAAATGGATCGGCGCCGCCTATCTCGTCTGGCTCGGCATCAAGCTCTTCCGCGCCGGTGGCTCGCTCGATGCCAAGCCGCGCGAGGATGCCGCGCCCGCCTGGAAGATGCTCGGCCATGCCTGGCTGGTGACCGCGCTCAACCCGAAGAGCATCACCTTCTTCGTCGCCTTCCTGCCCCAGTTCCTCGACACCAAGGGCGATTTCTGGACGCAGATGCTGATCTTCGAGACGACCTTCATCAGCCTCGCCTTCGCCAACGCCATGGGCTACGCGCTGGTCGCCTCGCGCGCCCGGGCCGTGGTCAGCAACCCACGCGCGATCGGGCTGTTCAACAAGGCCGGCGGCACGCTGCTGATCGGCGCCGGCGTCGCGACGGTCGCGATCCGCTCCGGGAGCAACTGA
- a CDS encoding CAP domain-containing protein: MKRLSALALLVSAALLAACAGDPRREGPLDPRMVEKLNAVSLDPAQAGRILNTYRASNGLGPVRPDPRLMAMAQRQADAMVAANALSHDAGGNFTARIHAAGVDAARAAENLGGGYFSVEEAFDGWRKSPGHDANLRLKEVTRYGIALSKDPRTSYRAWWVLVVAAEPEVRREMAAEGAGPAVSFGNNPRPAR, encoded by the coding sequence ATGAAACGCCTCTCCGCCCTGGCTCTGCTGGTTTCCGCCGCCCTCCTCGCCGCCTGCGCTGGCGATCCGCGGCGCGAGGGCCCGCTCGATCCCCGCATGGTCGAGAAGCTCAACGCCGTCTCCCTTGATCCAGCCCAGGCCGGGCGCATCCTCAACACCTACCGCGCCAGCAACGGCCTCGGTCCGGTCCGCCCGGATCCGCGGCTGATGGCGATGGCGCAGCGCCAGGCCGACGCGATGGTCGCCGCCAACGCGCTGTCTCATGATGCCGGCGGCAACTTCACCGCCCGCATCCATGCCGCTGGTGTCGACGCCGCGCGAGCGGCGGAGAATCTGGGCGGTGGCTATTTCTCGGTCGAGGAGGCCTTCGACGGCTGGCGCAAGTCGCCCGGCCATGATGCCAATCTAAGGCTGAAGGAAGTGACCCGCTACGGCATCGCGCTGTCCAAGGACCCGCGCACGAGCTATCGCGCCTGGTGGGTGCTGGTCGTCGCGGCCGAGCCGGAGGTACGCCGTGAAATGGCGGCCGAGGGGGCCGGCCCCGCGGTCTCGTTCGGCAATAATCCGCGACCGGCTCGCTGA
- a CDS encoding HAD family hydrolase codes for MTSDRPARALIFDMDGTIVDNMRFHDDAWESWHVSNQLPFDRKTFAARTAGMAGNEIISSYFPQAAVAELDAMSDAKEALYREAYLPHVAANAGFLELVARAEAAGVPMAVATAASPANIEVVLDTLGLRQRFATIVSPSQGFRGKPHPDMFLAAAERMKVEPADSSSSRMRRSASRRRAAPACGRWRS; via the coding sequence ATGACAAGCGATAGACCGGCCCGTGCGCTGATCTTCGACATGGACGGCACCATCGTCGACAACATGCGCTTCCATGACGACGCCTGGGAGAGCTGGCACGTCAGCAACCAATTGCCGTTCGACCGCAAGACCTTCGCGGCGCGCACCGCCGGCATGGCCGGCAACGAGATCATCTCCTCCTATTTTCCGCAGGCGGCCGTCGCCGAGCTCGATGCGATGAGCGACGCCAAGGAAGCCCTTTATCGGGAAGCCTATCTGCCGCATGTCGCCGCGAATGCCGGCTTCCTGGAATTGGTCGCACGCGCCGAGGCCGCCGGCGTGCCGATGGCGGTGGCGACGGCCGCGTCGCCGGCCAATATCGAGGTGGTGCTGGATACGCTAGGCCTGCGCCAGCGCTTCGCCACCATCGTCTCGCCGAGCCAGGGTTTTCGCGGCAAGCCGCATCCGGACATGTTCCTGGCCGCCGCGGAGCGGATGAAGGTCGAGCCGGCCGACTCATCGTCTTCGAGGATGCGCCGCTCGGCGTCGAGGCGGCGCGCCGCGCCGGCATGCGGGCGGTGGCGCTCTTGA
- the mtaB gene encoding tRNA (N(6)-L-threonylcarbamoyladenosine(37)-C(2))-methylthiotransferase MtaB produces the protein MTLEVVTFGCRLNIVESEALRLQAEAAGLKDAAIVNSCAVTAEATRQARQAVRHLKREQPDRPVIVTGCAAQIEPARFAAMPEADRVIGNDEKLNPESWAALARSNSLGNADAPAVDKLDVGDIMARTTLRAPVTGRFTGHTRGFVQVQNGCDHRCTFCVIPFGRGNSRSLAADDVIAQCRRLVEAGAREIVLTGVDLTSYGRDLPDQPSLGTLARAILRDLPELPRLRLSSIDAVEVDDTLRDLLATETRLMPHLHLSLQAGDDLILKRMKRRHSRTDAIRFCTEIRTLRPDIVFGADLIAGFPTEDEAMFSRSLALVEECGLSFVHVFPYSARPGTPAARMPQLPGTVVSERAARLRAAAGAAHERHLTERIGRPLSVLTERGNTGRAEDFTLVRFGRDIAAGEIVAATGHAADARALLAA, from the coding sequence ATGACACTGGAGGTCGTCACCTTCGGCTGCCGCCTCAACATCGTCGAAAGCGAGGCGCTGCGGCTCCAGGCCGAAGCCGCCGGGCTGAAGGACGCCGCGATCGTCAATTCCTGCGCCGTGACGGCCGAGGCGACCCGGCAGGCGCGACAGGCCGTGCGCCACCTCAAGCGCGAGCAGCCTGACCGGCCGGTCATCGTCACCGGCTGCGCCGCGCAGATCGAGCCCGCCCGTTTCGCGGCGATGCCCGAAGCGGACCGCGTCATCGGCAATGACGAGAAGCTCAACCCCGAGAGCTGGGCCGCGCTTGCCCGATCGAACAGCCTTGGAAACGCGGATGCACCCGCCGTAGACAAGCTCGATGTCGGCGACATCATGGCCCGCACGACATTGCGTGCGCCGGTCACCGGCCGCTTCACCGGCCATACGCGCGGCTTCGTCCAGGTGCAGAACGGCTGCGACCATCGCTGCACTTTCTGCGTCATCCCCTTCGGCCGCGGCAATTCGCGCTCGCTTGCGGCCGATGATGTGATCGCGCAATGCCGCCGATTGGTCGAAGCCGGCGCGCGCGAGATCGTGCTGACCGGCGTCGACCTCACCAGCTATGGCCGCGATCTGCCGGATCAGCCGTCGCTCGGCACGCTGGCGCGAGCGATTTTGCGCGACCTGCCCGAATTGCCGCGGCTGCGCCTGTCCTCGATCGACGCGGTCGAGGTCGACGACACACTGCGCGACCTGCTCGCGACCGAGACGCGGCTGATGCCGCATCTGCATCTCTCGCTGCAGGCCGGCGACGACCTCATCCTGAAGCGCATGAAGCGACGCCACAGTCGCACTGATGCCATCCGCTTCTGCACCGAGATCCGGACTTTGCGTCCCGACATCGTCTTCGGTGCCGATCTCATCGCTGGCTTTCCGACCGAGGACGAGGCGATGTTCTCCCGCTCGCTCGCGCTAGTCGAGGAATGCGGGCTGAGCTTCGTCCATGTCTTCCCCTATTCCGCCCGTCCCGGCACTCCGGCCGCGCGCATGCCGCAACTCCCCGGCACCGTCGTCTCAGAGCGAGCGGCGCGGCTGCGGGCGGCGGCAGGCGCCGCGCATGAGCGGCATCTCACTGAGCGCATCGGCAGGCCGCTCAGCGTCCTGACCGAACGCGGCAATACCGGACGGGCAGAGGATTTCACGCTGGTGCGCTTCGGTCGCGACATTGCGGCCGGCGAGATCGTGGCAGCGACCGGCCATGCGGCCGACGCACGCGCTTTGCTGGCGGCGTAG
- the rpsP gene encoding 30S ribosomal protein S16 gives MSLKIRLTRGGAKKRPYYRIVVADARSPRDGRFIDKIGSYDPMKPKDAADRVVLDTEKVQSWLAKGAQPTDRVLRFLDAAGLAKRPARNNPNKAVPGEKAKERAEKKAEKAAAPAAEEAAAE, from the coding sequence ATGTCCCTCAAGATCCGCCTGACCCGCGGCGGCGCCAAGAAGCGCCCCTACTACCGCATCGTTGTCGCCGACGCCCGCTCGCCGCGCGATGGCCGCTTCATCGACAAGATCGGTTCCTATGACCCGATGAAGCCGAAGGATGCCGCCGACCGCGTCGTGCTCGACACCGAGAAGGTCCAGTCCTGGCTCGCCAAGGGCGCCCAGCCGACCGACCGCGTCCTGCGCTTCCTCGACGCCGCCGGTCTTGCCAAGCGCCCGGCCCGCAACAACCCGAACAAGGCTGTTCCGGGCGAGAAGGCCAAGGAGCGCGCCGAGAAGAAGGCCGAGAAGGCCGCTGCTCCGGCTGCCGAAGAAGCCGCCGCCGAGTGA
- a CDS encoding GyrI-like domain-containing protein, which produces MPQPVQPAPTMPIEPQPVQPPPTLPAPGQPLPPPPLQQQAGVPDPNSTLAGKGTDSSDVGEVVLAPKPVLMQSGQATWDQGFQKLSNSIKALRAEAQRAGLAVAGRPLSLFVETTDDGFRFDAMLPVAIPPGGQAPSLGPDFRMGTSPAGRALRFLHQAPYDDIDSTYETITAYLEAKSIVVKDAFLEEYVSELNDPGDPNLEINVYVQPK; this is translated from the coding sequence ATGCCGCAACCCGTTCAGCCCGCGCCGACGATGCCGATCGAGCCGCAGCCGGTGCAGCCGCCGCCGACGCTGCCTGCGCCGGGGCAGCCGCTTCCGCCTCCGCCTTTGCAGCAGCAGGCCGGCGTGCCCGATCCCAATTCGACCTTGGCCGGGAAGGGCACCGACAGCAGCGATGTCGGCGAGGTCGTGCTCGCGCCGAAGCCGGTGCTGATGCAGTCGGGGCAGGCGACCTGGGACCAGGGGTTCCAGAAGCTCTCCAACAGCATCAAGGCCCTGCGCGCCGAGGCGCAAAGGGCGGGGTTGGCGGTTGCCGGACGGCCGCTCTCGCTCTTCGTCGAGACCACCGATGATGGCTTCCGGTTCGATGCCATGCTGCCGGTCGCGATCCCGCCCGGCGGGCAGGCGCCGTCCCTAGGCCCGGATTTCCGGATGGGCACCTCGCCCGCGGGGCGCGCGCTGCGCTTCCTGCATCAGGCGCCCTATGACGACATCGATTCGACCTATGAGACGATCACCGCCTATCTCGAAGCGAAGAGCATCGTCGTGAAGGACGCCTTCCTCGAGGAATATGTCAGCGAGCTCAACGATCCCGGCGATCCGAACCTCGAGATCAACGTCTACGTGCAGCCGAAATAG
- a CDS encoding rhodanese-like domain-containing protein → MAKRIVLIDIRSAEEWADTGLPQGAVPIDADAPAFEVRIAGLRLDNPGKRIVLIDRTGAQAVAVAQKLAGRGWRDLAAVRGGVLGPGGWLAEKLPVAEYP, encoded by the coding sequence TTGGCAAAACGGATCGTGCTGATCGATATCCGCAGCGCGGAGGAATGGGCCGATACCGGCCTGCCACAGGGCGCCGTGCCGATCGACGCCGACGCGCCCGCCTTCGAGGTCAGGATCGCCGGGCTTCGTCTCGACAACCCCGGCAAGCGCATCGTTCTGATCGATCGCACCGGTGCGCAGGCGGTTGCCGTCGCGCAGAAGCTCGCCGGACGCGGCTGGCGCGATCTTGCGGCTGTGCGGGGTGGTGTATTGGGGCCGGGCGGGTGGCTGGCTGAGAAGCTGCCGGTGGCGGAGTATCCGTGA
- a CDS encoding MBL fold metallo-hydrolase: MTRRKLLSFVGLGALLASTGAAWATISRSRNPYYQGPISDHFDGIVFSDGRSVNKGLLDVLRWQAGKREREAFPLQYAAPPQDKPPARVDGIRIVHLGHASFLYQVGGLNLLVDPVYSERASPFSFIGPRRVNEPGVAFDDLPKIDTVLITHNHYDHLDIETLARLHHRDQPRMIMPLGNDTIVKARIPDAHAEAHDWNDRLQLSEAVAITLLPSYHWSARGAFDRRMALWCSYVLETASTKIFHIGDTGYHDGSLYERLGSEHGPFHLAVLPIGAYEPRWFMSDNHMNPEEAVRVMLALRAEQAIGHHWGTFQLTDEGVERPLKALEAALAAAGLPEERFRPMRPGLSWSA; this comes from the coding sequence ATGACCCGCCGCAAACTTCTCTCTTTCGTCGGCCTCGGTGCGCTGCTGGCTTCGACCGGTGCCGCCTGGGCCACGATTTCCCGCTCGCGCAACCCTTATTATCAGGGCCCGATCAGCGACCATTTCGACGGCATCGTCTTCAGCGATGGCCGGTCGGTCAACAAGGGACTTCTCGACGTCCTGCGCTGGCAGGCGGGCAAGCGCGAGCGTGAGGCCTTCCCCCTGCAATATGCCGCGCCGCCGCAGGACAAGCCGCCGGCGCGCGTCGACGGCATCCGCATCGTCCATCTCGGCCACGCCTCGTTTCTCTATCAGGTCGGCGGCCTCAACCTGCTGGTAGACCCGGTCTATTCCGAGCGCGCCAGCCCCTTCTCCTTCATCGGTCCCCGGCGCGTGAACGAGCCCGGCGTCGCCTTCGACGACCTGCCGAAGATCGATACGGTCCTGATCACCCACAACCACTACGATCATCTCGACATCGAAACGCTGGCACGCCTCCACCACCGCGACCAGCCGCGCATGATCATGCCGCTCGGCAACGACACCATCGTCAAGGCCCGGATTCCGGACGCCCATGCCGAGGCCCACGACTGGAACGACCGGCTTCAGCTGTCGGAAGCCGTCGCGATCACGCTGCTGCCGAGCTATCACTGGTCGGCGCGCGGCGCCTTCGACCGGCGCATGGCGCTCTGGTGCTCCTATGTCCTGGAAACGGCAAGCACGAAAATCTTCCATATCGGCGACACCGGCTATCACGACGGCTCGCTCTATGAGCGGCTCGGAAGCGAGCATGGACCCTTCCACCTCGCCGTGCTGCCGATCGGCGCCTATGAGCCGCGCTGGTTCATGTCAGACAATCACATGAACCCGGAGGAAGCGGTCAGGGTGATGCTGGCATTGCGCGCGGAGCAGGCGATCGGCCACCACTGGGGCACCTTCCAGCTCACCGACGAGGGCGTGGAGCGCCCGCTCAAGGCGCTGGAAGCGGCGCTGGCGGCGGCCGGTTTGCCGGAAGAGCGCTTCAGGCCGATGCGACCGGGATTGAGCTGGAGCGCGTGA